One window of Cellulomonas shaoxiangyii genomic DNA carries:
- the panC gene encoding pantoate--beta-alanine ligase yields MTGSPVLVHDRESLERALDAQDEAALAADDADGGRPYLRAVVMTMGALHDGHLALVRRARELADAVVVTIFVNPLQFGPTEDLARYPRDLEGDLRRLTGEGLLGAGDVVLAPTVDVVYPGGDPVVRVAAGAVGDVLEGAARPGHLDGVLTVVLKLMHLTRPDVAVFGAKDAQQLAAVRRMVRDLDVPVEVVAHPTVREDDGLALSSRNAYLSAAERARALALSAALRAGAAAAGGGPDAVRTAARATLDAALTADDAVDYVALVDPATFADADATTGDALLLVAARIGATRLIDNAPVALGGAGGTDPTSAAAPGADGVRTAGGAA; encoded by the coding sequence ATGACGGGCAGTCCCGTGCTGGTGCACGACCGCGAGTCGCTCGAGCGCGCGCTCGACGCGCAGGACGAGGCCGCGCTCGCCGCGGACGACGCCGACGGCGGGCGCCCCTACCTGCGTGCCGTCGTCATGACGATGGGCGCGCTGCACGACGGGCACCTCGCGCTGGTCCGGCGCGCGCGCGAGCTCGCGGACGCCGTGGTCGTGACGATCTTCGTGAACCCGCTGCAGTTCGGCCCCACCGAGGACCTCGCGCGCTACCCGCGCGACCTCGAGGGCGACCTGCGCCGGCTCACGGGCGAGGGCCTGCTCGGCGCGGGCGACGTCGTGCTCGCCCCGACGGTGGACGTCGTCTACCCCGGCGGGGACCCGGTGGTGCGGGTCGCGGCGGGCGCCGTGGGCGACGTGCTCGAGGGCGCGGCCCGCCCCGGCCACCTGGACGGCGTGCTGACCGTGGTGCTCAAGCTGATGCACCTGACGCGGCCGGACGTCGCGGTGTTCGGGGCCAAGGACGCCCAGCAGCTCGCCGCGGTGCGGCGGATGGTGCGCGACCTGGACGTGCCGGTCGAGGTGGTCGCGCACCCGACGGTCCGCGAGGACGACGGGCTGGCCCTGTCGAGCCGCAACGCCTACCTGTCCGCGGCGGAGCGCGCGCGTGCGCTGGCGCTGTCCGCGGCGCTGCGTGCGGGTGCGGCGGCGGCCGGCGGTGGGCCCGACGCCGTGCGGACGGCCGCCCGCGCGACGCTCGACGCGGCGCTGACCGCGGACGACGCGGTCGACTACGTCGCGCTCGTCGACCCCGCGACGTTCGCCGACGCCGACGCCACGACCGGCGACGCGCTGCTGCTGGTCGCCGCGCGCATCGGCGCGACGCGCCTCATCGACAACGCGCCGGTGGCCCTCGGGGGCGCCGGCGGCACCGACCCGACCTCAGCCGCGGCCCCCGGGGCCGACGGCGTCCGCACGGCCGGAGGTGCCGCGTGA
- a CDS encoding Rossmann-like and DUF2520 domain-containing protein, whose translation MSADPAARPGRLGVGVVGAGRVGAVLGNALRGAGHPVVAVSAVSQESRERAATLLPGVPVVDVPEVVRRSELVLLAVPDDVLPGLVRGLAETGRWQAGQIVVHTSGRFGVDVLAPARAAGVIPLALHPAMTFTGTSLDLARLVGCAFAVTAPAPVLPIGQALVVEVGGEPVVLAEGARGLYHAGLAHAANHLVVLVAQASQALRAAGVAEPGRVLRPLLDAALDGALRAEDATGADGPGAIGALTGPVRRGDAGTVHEHAVTLAALGAATGAVDVPSGYGALARAATSRALAAGLLGPAEAERVLDALAGINAGPTALDPDDGTGSPGPDGQDDGGTSPQEDA comes from the coding sequence GTGAGCGCCGACCCCGCCGCCCGCCCCGGGCGCCTCGGGGTCGGCGTGGTCGGGGCGGGCCGCGTGGGCGCGGTGCTCGGCAACGCGCTGCGCGGCGCCGGGCACCCCGTGGTCGCGGTCAGCGCGGTGTCCCAGGAGTCCCGCGAGCGGGCCGCCACGCTGTTGCCGGGGGTACCGGTCGTCGACGTGCCGGAGGTCGTCCGGCGCAGCGAGCTCGTGCTGCTGGCCGTCCCGGACGACGTCCTGCCGGGGCTCGTCCGGGGGCTCGCGGAGACGGGCCGCTGGCAGGCGGGGCAGATCGTCGTGCACACGTCGGGGCGCTTCGGGGTGGACGTGCTCGCGCCCGCGCGCGCCGCGGGGGTCATCCCGCTCGCGCTGCACCCCGCCATGACGTTCACGGGCACGTCGCTCGACCTCGCGCGGCTCGTCGGCTGCGCGTTCGCGGTGACCGCACCCGCACCCGTGCTGCCGATCGGTCAGGCGCTCGTCGTGGAGGTCGGCGGGGAGCCCGTCGTCCTCGCGGAGGGGGCGCGCGGGCTGTACCACGCGGGCCTCGCGCACGCGGCGAACCACCTGGTCGTCCTCGTGGCGCAGGCGTCGCAGGCGCTGCGTGCGGCCGGCGTCGCCGAGCCGGGCCGCGTGCTGCGCCCGCTGCTCGACGCCGCCCTCGACGGGGCGCTGCGCGCCGAGGACGCCACCGGCGCGGACGGGCCCGGCGCGATCGGCGCGCTCACGGGCCCGGTGCGCCGCGGGGACGCGGGGACCGTGCACGAGCACGCTGTGACCCTCGCCGCACTGGGGGCCGCGACGGGCGCGGTGGACGTGCCCAGCGGGTACGGTGCCCTGGCCCGCGCGGCGACGTCGCGGGCGCTCGCGGCGGGCCTCCTGGGCCCGGCGGAGGCCGAGCGGGTCCTGGACGCGCTCGCGGGCATCAACGCCGGCCCCACCGCGTTGGACCCTGACGACGGAACCGGGTCCCCGGGCCCGGACGGGCAGGACGACGGCGGCACGTCGCCGCAGGAGGACGCATGA
- the panD gene encoding aspartate 1-decarboxylase, with translation MTTLQRTMMTGKIHRATVTAADLHYVGSITVDADLLAAADVLPGQQVDVVDVTNGARLTTYAIAGAAGSGQVCVNGAAAHLVHPGDVVIVIAYGTMSDAEARTYSPHVVLVDADNQVLDTNEDPGQVPAAWTAEAGLVPSGLPFGEGRAAVASAPHAPGHAPHAPGHAPDAGRPGSR, from the coding sequence GTGACCACGCTCCAGCGCACGATGATGACCGGCAAGATCCACCGCGCGACGGTCACGGCGGCGGACCTGCACTACGTCGGCTCCATCACGGTGGACGCGGACCTGCTCGCGGCGGCCGACGTGCTGCCGGGCCAGCAGGTCGACGTCGTCGACGTGACGAACGGCGCCCGCCTGACGACGTACGCGATCGCCGGCGCGGCGGGTTCGGGGCAGGTGTGCGTCAACGGCGCCGCCGCGCACCTCGTGCACCCGGGGGACGTCGTCATCGTGATCGCCTACGGCACGATGTCGGACGCCGAGGCGCGGACGTACAGCCCGCACGTCGTGCTGGTGGACGCGGACAACCAGGTCCTCGACACGAACGAGGACCCGGGCCAGGTGCCGGCGGCGTGGACCGCCGAGGCCGGGCTCGTGCCGAGCGGCCTGCCGTTCGGCGAGGGGCGCGCCGCCGTGGCGTCGGCCCCGCACGCGCCCGGGCACGCCCCGCACGCGCCCGGGCACGCCCCGGACGCCGGCCGCCCCGGCAGCCGGTGA
- a CDS encoding L-aspartate oxidase gives MTHLATRLAAPAPGWTVHADAVVVGSGVAGLTAALELRTRVRRVLLVTKDVLSSGSTVWAQGGIAAALDPGDSPAAHLHDTLVAGAGLCDPRAVEVLVTEGPARVHELVARGAVFDTGPDGAISLTREGGHLTDRIAHAGGDATGAEISRALVAQIVAVRDDPGIEVVEHALVLDVLTGEPGPDGAPGPVRGVTLHVIGEGSRDGVGAALAPAVVLATGGIGQVFRSSTNPALATGDGIAAALRAGARLADLEFVQFHPTVLWLGSGVKGQLTLVSEAVRGEGAYLLDTDGFRFMPDEHPLAELAPRDVVAHAIVRRTAATGTDHVWLDARHLGPDFLRGRFPTIHARLLEHGIDLTTDLVPVAPAQHYHSGGVVTDLDGRASVPGLYAVGEVACTGVHGANRLASNSLLEGLVFAHRAARDVVARLEGGFLTDGDPVERPGDAALVAAAARSRVQRAATDGPGVLRSGDGLRRAVDALAAVPTDAHRRHDDGRALAAPQTAEWETTNVHQVATVLTQAALAREESRGGHARTDFPASSDDWRVRVEVALGPGGAVGVTRAPVRPA, from the coding sequence GTGACCCACCTCGCGACCCGCCTGGCGGCCCCGGCCCCCGGCTGGACGGTGCACGCGGACGCGGTCGTCGTCGGCTCCGGCGTCGCCGGGCTGACCGCTGCCCTCGAGCTGCGCACGCGGGTGCGCCGCGTGCTGCTCGTGACCAAGGACGTGCTGTCGTCCGGGTCGACGGTGTGGGCGCAGGGCGGCATCGCCGCGGCCCTCGACCCCGGCGACTCGCCCGCGGCGCACCTGCACGACACGCTGGTGGCCGGCGCCGGCCTGTGCGACCCGCGCGCGGTCGAGGTGCTCGTGACGGAGGGGCCCGCCCGGGTGCACGAGCTTGTGGCCCGTGGTGCGGTCTTCGACACCGGTCCCGACGGCGCGATCAGCCTGACCCGCGAGGGCGGCCACCTCACGGACCGCATCGCGCACGCGGGCGGCGACGCGACGGGCGCGGAGATCTCCCGCGCGCTCGTGGCGCAGATCGTGGCGGTCCGCGACGACCCGGGCATCGAGGTCGTCGAGCACGCGCTGGTCCTCGACGTGCTCACGGGCGAGCCCGGTCCCGACGGCGCACCCGGTCCGGTGCGCGGCGTGACGCTGCACGTCATCGGGGAGGGCTCCCGCGACGGCGTCGGGGCGGCGCTGGCCCCGGCCGTGGTGCTCGCCACGGGCGGGATCGGGCAGGTGTTCCGCTCGTCGACCAACCCGGCGCTCGCCACGGGCGACGGCATCGCGGCGGCCCTGCGCGCGGGCGCCCGGCTCGCGGACCTGGAGTTCGTGCAGTTCCACCCGACCGTGCTGTGGCTCGGCTCGGGCGTGAAGGGCCAGCTGACGCTCGTCTCGGAGGCCGTCCGCGGCGAGGGCGCGTACCTGCTCGACACCGACGGCTTCCGGTTCATGCCGGACGAGCACCCGCTGGCCGAGCTCGCGCCCCGGGACGTCGTGGCGCACGCCATCGTGCGGCGCACCGCCGCCACGGGCACCGACCACGTCTGGCTCGACGCGCGCCACCTGGGCCCCGACTTCCTGCGCGGCCGCTTCCCGACGATCCACGCGCGGCTGCTCGAGCACGGCATCGACCTGACGACCGACCTCGTGCCGGTCGCGCCCGCCCAGCACTACCACTCGGGCGGGGTCGTGACGGACCTCGACGGGCGGGCGTCCGTCCCGGGGCTGTACGCGGTGGGGGAGGTCGCGTGCACGGGGGTGCACGGGGCGAACCGGCTCGCGTCGAACTCGCTGCTCGAGGGGCTGGTGTTCGCGCACCGGGCCGCGCGGGACGTGGTCGCGCGCCTGGAGGGCGGGTTCCTCACGGACGGCGACCCGGTCGAGCGGCCCGGGGACGCGGCCCTCGTGGCGGCGGCGGCGCGCTCGCGCGTGCAGCGGGCGGCCACCGACGGGCCCGGCGTGCTCCGGTCGGGCGACGGCCTGCGCCGCGCCGTGGACGCGCTCGCGGCCGTGCCGACCGACGCCCACCGTCGGCACGACGACGGCCGCGCCCTCGCCGCCCCGCAGACCGCCGAGTGGGAGACGACCAACGTCCACCAGGTCGCGACGGTGCTGACGCAGGCGGCGCTCGCGCGCGAGGAGTCGCGCGGCGGGCACGCCCGCACCGACTTCCCGGCCTCGTCGGACGACTGGCGCGTCCGCGTGGAGGTGGCGCTCGGCCCCGGCGGGGCGGTGGGCGTCACGCGCGCCCCCGTCCGCCCGGCGTGA